In one window of Gorilla gorilla gorilla isolate KB3781 chromosome 2, NHGRI_mGorGor1-v2.1_pri, whole genome shotgun sequence DNA:
- the VHL gene encoding von Hippel-Lindau disease tumor suppressor isoform X1: MPRRAESWDEAEVGAEEAGVEEYGPEEDGGEESSAEESGPEESGPEELGAEEEMEAGRPRPVLRSVNSREPSQVIFCNRSPRVVLPVWLNFDGEPQPYPTLPPGTGRRIHSYRGHLWLFRDAGTHDGLLVNQTELFVPSLNVDGQPIFANITLPVYTLKERCLQVVRSLVKPENYRRLDIVRSLYEDLEDHPNVQKDLERLTQERIAHQRMGD, encoded by the exons ATGCCCCGGAGGGCGGAGAGCTGGGACGAGGCCGAGGTAGGCGCGGAGGAGGCAGGCGTCGAAGAGTACGGCCCTGAAGAAGACGGCGGGGAGGAGTCGAGCGCCGAGGAGTCCGGCCCGGAAGAGTCCGGCCCGGAGGAACTGGGCGCCGAGGAGGAGATGGAGGCCGGGCGGCCGCGGCCGGTGCTGCGCTCGGTGAACTCGCGCGAGCCCTCCCAGGTCATCTTCTGCAACCGCAGTCCGCGCGTCGTGCTGCCCGTATGGCTCAACTTCGACGGCGAGCCGCAGCCCTACCCAACGCTGCCGCCTGGCACGGGCCGCCGCATCCACAGCTACCGAG GTCACCTTTGGCTCTTCAGAGATGCAGGGACACACGATGGGCTTCTGGTTAACCAAACTGAATTATTTGTGCCATCTCTCAATGTTGACGGACAGCCTATTTTTGCCAATATCACACTGCCAG TGTATACTCTGAAAGAGCGATGCCTCCAGGTTGTCCGGAGCCTAGTCAAGCCTGAGAATTACAGGAGACTGGACATCGTCAGGTCGCTCTACGAAGATCTGGAAGACCACCCAAATGTGCAGAAAGACCTGGAGCGGCTGACGCAGGAGCGCATTGCACATCAACGGATGGGAGATTGA
- the VHL gene encoding von Hippel-Lindau disease tumor suppressor isoform X2 codes for MPRRAESWDEAEVGAEEAGVEEYGPEEDGGEESSAEESGPEESGPEELGAEEEMEAGRPRPVLRSVNSREPSQVIFCNRSPRVVLPVWLNFDGEPQPYPTLPPGTGRRIHSYRVYTLKERCLQVVRSLVKPENYRRLDIVRSLYEDLEDHPNVQKDLERLTQERIAHQRMGD; via the exons ATGCCCCGGAGGGCGGAGAGCTGGGACGAGGCCGAGGTAGGCGCGGAGGAGGCAGGCGTCGAAGAGTACGGCCCTGAAGAAGACGGCGGGGAGGAGTCGAGCGCCGAGGAGTCCGGCCCGGAAGAGTCCGGCCCGGAGGAACTGGGCGCCGAGGAGGAGATGGAGGCCGGGCGGCCGCGGCCGGTGCTGCGCTCGGTGAACTCGCGCGAGCCCTCCCAGGTCATCTTCTGCAACCGCAGTCCGCGCGTCGTGCTGCCCGTATGGCTCAACTTCGACGGCGAGCCGCAGCCCTACCCAACGCTGCCGCCTGGCACGGGCCGCCGCATCCACAGCTACCGAG TGTATACTCTGAAAGAGCGATGCCTCCAGGTTGTCCGGAGCCTAGTCAAGCCTGAGAATTACAGGAGACTGGACATCGTCAGGTCGCTCTACGAAGATCTGGAAGACCACCCAAATGTGCAGAAAGACCTGGAGCGGCTGACGCAGGAGCGCATTGCACATCAACGGATGGGAGATTGA